In bacterium, the genomic window AAAACATCGGCACCGATCTGCCCCTCATCGTCGGCATCGTCCTCGCGACTGGCCTGGACGCCGGCAGCGTCTTCGCTGTCTTCGGGCTCCTGCAGGTCGCCACCGGCCTCGTCTACCGGCTGCCGATGCCGATGCAGCCGCTGAAGGCGATGGCCGTGCTGGTCATCACCCAGAAGATCGCCGGCGCGACGCTGCTCGGCGCCGGGATCGCGATCGGCGCCGCGATGCTCGTCCTGACGCTCTCGGGCGCCCTCGGGCTGCTCGTGCGCTGGATTCCGCGGTGCGTCGTCCGGGGGATCCAGTTCGGATTGGGCCTCTCGCTCGCCTCCCTCGCGCTGAGGACCTACGTCCCCGCGGCCGGCCCCGGTGGATTCGGACTGGCAGCGGTGGCCCTGCTGTTGATGCTCGCGCTCTGGGGCAACCGGCGGCTGCCGCCGGGGCTGCTCGTGGTCGGCCTGGGCGCGATCTATGCGCTGGCGAACGGCCTGCAGCTGGGACAGATCCGCGACGGCATCGGCTGGTCGCTGCCGCAGCTCCAGACACCGGGTCTCCGGGACGTCCTGACCGGCTTCCTCGTTCTCGCGCTGCCGCAGCTCCCTCTCTCGATCTCGAACTCGGTGATCGCGACCGAGCAGACCATCCGCGATCTCTTTCCGGAGCGCGCCGTGCCGGCGCGCAAGATCGGCTTCACCTATGCCGCGGTGAACCTCTGCGCGCCGCTCTTCGGCGGCATCCCGGTCTGCCACGGCTGCGGCGGCCTGGCCGGCCACTACACCTTCGGCGCGCGGACCGGGGGTTCGGTCATTCTCTACGGCAGCTTCTACCTCGTCTTGGGGCTCTTCCTCAGCGGACCGCTGCACGAGGTGCTGAAGCTCTTCCCGCAGCCGATCCTGGGCGTGGTCCTGCTCTTCGAGGCGCTGACCCTGCTGGGCTTCATCCGCGACCAGGCCGGCAGCCCGCGCCAGCTGGCGATCGCCCTCCTCGTGGGCGCCATCGCCTTCACGGTCCCGCAGGGTTTCGTCGTCGGGCTGCTGATCGGCGTTCTCGCCTTCTACGGCTTCCGGCGCTTCGGAAGGCCGACGGACGAAGCCCCGGGGCACTAGCATCGCCGCTCCGGTCGTGCGGCTTTCTTCGGAGCGCGGTGGTCTTCAGGCATCCGAGCTATCGATCGCGGCTCCGGTGTGCTCAGGTCTGTCCGCCATGCGGTAGGTCCAGATGCCGAATCCACCGTGCGCACTCACAGCCGCGCACCAGCGTTCCGCAGCGGCCTGCTTGGTTTCCTTGAGCGGGTCGAAGCCCTTCGTCTCCAGGAGCACGTAGCGCTCGCCAGGACCTTTCAGCCGGATCACGAAGTCCGGAACGTACTCGTGCTGTTGGCCGTTGTGCAGGTACGGGATGCCCAAACCGAGCCCAGCATTCTTGGCGAAGGCCTCGACAGCATCGTGAGTATCGATGAAGTAGGCTGCGGTCTGCTCCCAGCGCTTGGTATCGGCGACGATGAAGTTGATGTGGCTGCGCCTGACCTCGCGTACGTCCTTGCTCGTCCAAAAGTCCACATCGGCCGTCGAGCCTGCCCCTCGCGAGCTCTCGATGATAGGAAGCTCAGGTGCCTCTCCCTCATCGACATCCCCCTTGAGGTTCTCCTGCAAGGCCTCCACCAACCAGCCGTAGTAGGGTGACAGGAAGAGGTCCTTCCTGTCAGCAGGCCGGATGATGCGGACCTTCTCCGCCACGTAGCGTCGCACGATCGCGGCGAGCTGAGGGAAGAGGGAGTGCACTGGAATCTCGCATCCGCGCTGCTCGCGGAAGGAACGCGTCA contains:
- a CDS encoding transporter, coding for NIGTDLPLIVGIVLATGLDAGSVFAVFGLLQVATGLVYRLPMPMQPLKAMAVLVITQKIAGATLLGAGIAIGAAMLVLTLSGALGLLVRWIPRCVVRGIQFGLGLSLASLALRTYVPAAGPGGFGLAAVALLLMLALWGNRRLPPGLLVVGLGAIYALANGLQLGQIRDGIGWSLPQLQTPGLRDVLTGFLVLALPQLPLSISNSVIATEQTIRDLFPERAVPARKIGFTYAAVNLCAPLFGGIPVCHGCGGLAGHYTFGARTGGSVILYGSFYLVLGLFLSGPLHEVLKLFPQPILGVVLLFEALTLLGFIRDQAGSPRQLAIALLVGAIAFTVPQGFVVGLLIGVLAFYGFRRFGRPTDEAPGH